One Punica granatum isolate Tunisia-2019 chromosome 3, ASM765513v2, whole genome shotgun sequence genomic window carries:
- the LOC116201344 gene encoding blue copper protein-like produces the protein MAKSIKNIALLALFAAAIIGSSAQTTYEVLDSLGWTIPPGGSVAYTAWAANKSFSVGDTLVFNYTTGQHDVAKVTKEAYDNCNATNPMSLETNGPTNMRLDSAGEHYFICTFSSHCNIGQKLAVNVTAGPGSAPAPAPGTPATPPPASAPAPATPSTPPPAAAPAPGTAAPTPAPSRAPLTYTVGDGLGWNVPPGGAAAYQTWASNKTFMVGDVLVFNFVNGTHNVAEVTKAAYDSCNTSSTISLLTNSPVRVTLNTAGEHYFTCTFPRHCTLGQQLTITVSGSSTGAPSPSPTTGASPPPSSTGGAPSPSTTTTPPPTPTTTPTPTTPSPTSSDIPPSGSSATSLRVTGLSATVLSVALALLY, from the exons ATGGCCAAGAGCATTAAGAACATAGCTCTTTTGGCGCTGTTTGCTGCGGCCATAATCGGTTCTAGTGCGCAGACCACTTACGAGGTGTTGGACTCGCTGGGTTGGACCATCCCTCCAGGCGGTTCCGTGGCGTACACCGCATGGGCTGCCAACAAGAGTTTTTCCGTCGGTGACACTCTTG TGTTCAACTACACCACCGGACAACATGATGTGGCCAAAGTGACTAAGGAAGCATACGACAACTGCAACGCCACAAACCCTATGTCCCTCGAGACAAATGGCCCGACCAACATGCGGTTGGACTCAGCCGGTGAGCACTACTTCATCTGCACCTTCAGCAGCCACTGCAACATCGGCCAGAAGCTCGCGGTCAATGTCACTGCTGGCCCAGGGTCTGCCCCGGCCCCAGCCCCCGGAACCCCGGCCACTCCTCCCCCAGCCTCTGCGCCAGCTCCTGCAACCCCCTCTACTCCTCCACCTGCCGCTGCTCCAGCCCCAGGGACAGCCGCCCCTACTCCTGCCCCTTCCAGGGCCCCGCTGACCTACACTGTCGGGGATGGGCTTGGGTGGAACGTGCCCCCTGGTGGAGCTGCGGCATACCAAACATGGGCTAGCAACAAGACCTTCATGGTTGGAGATGTCCTAG TGTTCAACTTTGTCAACGGAACGCACAATGTGGCTGAAGTGACCAAGGCGGCCTACGATTCATGCAACACCTCCTCCACGATTTCTCTCCTCACCAACTCGCCGGTGAGAGTCACTCTCAACACCGCCGGCGAGCACTACTTCACCTGCACCTTCCCTCGCCACTGCACTCTGGGCCAACAGCTCACTATCACCGTCTCCGGCAGCTCCACTGGTGCTCCATCTCCCTCGCCGACCACCGGCGCCAGTCCCCCTCCATCAAGCACAGGCGGTGCTCCTTCACCATCGACCACCACAACCCCTCCTCCGACCCCAACCACCACCCCCACTCCCACCACACCTTCTCCGACCAGCTCTGATATCCCTCCATCAGGAAGCTCAGCAACCTCTTTGAGGGTCACCGGACTATCTGCCACGGTCCTGTCAGTCGCTCTAGCCTTGTTGTATTAG